Proteins from a single region of Euwallacea similis isolate ESF13 chromosome 21, ESF131.1, whole genome shotgun sequence:
- the LOC136415777 gene encoding protein abrupt-like isoform X1, giving the protein MGAETSPEQQYSLRWNDFHSSILSSFRHLRDEEDFVDVTLACDGCSFTAHKVVLSACSPYFRRLLKANPCQHPIVILRDVQKKDMESLLRFMYNGEVHIGQEHLTDFLKTAQMLQVRGLADVPAGAAGQRLTTTTTTTTTTTTSEQKISPNSSSLPWATDRPEALREGGDSPPPAKRSRSSERDSFPDRGRSPSRNNNGETAESLLGQALEGPPNISLKEKSSNISESPNHPQSTCEDSNSCDTALSEHGDGEPITPKTEPSDYPNMLDEHNPFHTNGGLMDPSRTASFPGALLGLQGLTGLMPGPSGMHGNSNDFVSRRSLDMMRVRATDPRPCPKCGKIYRSAHTLRTHLEDKHTICPGYRCVLCGTVAKSRNSLHSHMSRQHRGISTKDLPVLPMPSPFDPDLASRLLAKAGVKISPAELRARASPTGPRRSDVKLDAKSAYSGEASEAGSSICGDNDPEDLTMSQSRYGAFDFAMSPPLSHHNNFKPGRFNASGPAVAAKSIDSLQHLSKEPYPAPLAPPVSSTNSTGSAILDTYLQFITENSSMMGMMNPEQAAAAMQAAKLAQLNAMGMDKVAQQHFLEKMHQQMQTANDLMIKRGDDIRRGDNEMMITDRGDQHDEAESSGGEEDDYSDEELEPEVVKSGD; this is encoded by the exons GAGGATTTCGTCGACGTGACTTTAGCCTGTGATGGATGTTCGTTTACTGCCCACAAAGTAGTACTGTCAGCGTGCAGTCCCTACTTCAGGAGGCTACTGAAAGCCAACCCTTGCCAGCATCCGATTGTTATACTGAGAGACGTGCAAAAAAAAGACATGGAAAGTTTGTTAAG ATTTATGTATAATGGAGAAGTCCATATAGGACAGGAGCACCTCaccgattttttaaagactGCACAAATGCTCCAAGTGAGGGGGTTGGCGGATGTACCCGCTGGGGCTGCAGGGCAAAGACTGACTACCACTACTACTACCACCACCACCACGACTACCTCCGAACAAAAGATCTCACCA AACTCGTCCTCCTTGCCGTGGGCCACAGACCGTCCAGAAGCTCTTCGAGAGGGTGGCGATTCGCCGCCCCCAGCCAAAAGGTCGCGAAGTTCCGAAAGGGATAGTTTTCCAGATAGAGGGCGCAGTCCTTCCCGAAATAATAATGGGGAAACGGCTGAGTCCCTCCTAGGGCAGGCCTTAGAAGGACCACCCAATATCTCTTTGAAAGAG AAGTCCAGCAATATTTCCGAGTCTCCGAATCATCCTCAATCAACTTGTGAAGATAGCAATAGCTGCGATACTGCCCTCAGTGAACACGGCGATGGAGAGCCGATTACTCCAAAGACTGAACCTTCGGATTATCCCAACATGCTCGATGAACATAATCCTTTTCACACCAATGGTGGGCTTATGGATCCGTCTAGAACAGCGTCTTTTCCAGGGGCTTTGTTGGGACTCCAAG GTCTTACTGGACTCATGCCTGGTCCCTCTGGAATGCATGGAAATTCTAACGATTTCG tGTCGAGACGATCCCTAGACATGATGCGAGTTCGAGCCACAGATCCCCGTCCTTGCCCCAAATGCGGCAAAATCTACCGATCTGCACACACACTTCGAACCCACCTGGAAGATAAACACACGATATGTCCCGGCTATCGTTGTGTCTTATGTGGGACCGTCGCCAAATCCAGAAACTCCCTGCACTCGCACATGTCGAGACAACATAGAGGAATCAGCACGAAAGATCTCCCAGTTTTACCCATGCCATCCCCGTTCGATCCTGATCTGGCCAGTCG GTTACTGGCAAAAGCAGGCGTGAAAATCAGCCCTGCAGAACTACGAGCCCGCGCTTCACCGACAGGACCAAGGCGTTCAGATGTGAAACTGGACGCCAAAAGTGCCTATTCCGGAGAAGCCTCCGAAGCAGGCAGCTCCATATGCGGGGATAATGATCCAGAAGACCTCACGATGTCCCAATCCAGGTACGGGGCCTTTGATTTCGCCATGTCTCCGCCCTTAAGTCAccataacaattttaaaccgGGCAGGTTTAATGCGTCCGGCCCTGCCGTGGCCGCAAAGAGCATAGATTCCCTTCAACACCTCTCCAAAGAACCTTATCCCGCCCCTTTGGCACCTCCTGTCTCCAGTACCAATAGCACTGGATCTGCAATCCTGGACACATACCTGCAGTTTATTACTGAAAACAGCAGTATGATGGGGATGATGAATCCCGAACAAGCTGCAGCTGCCATGCAAGCCGCGAAGCTAGCGCAGCTAAATGCGATGGGTATGGACAAGGTGGCGCAGCAGCACTTCCTCGAAAAGATGCATCAACAGATGCAGACCGCTAATGACTTGATGATAAAGCGGGGTGATGATATTAGACGCGGAGACAACGAGATGATGATAACCGATCGGGGAGATCAACACGATGAAGCTGAGTCTTCTGGAGGCGAGGAAGACGATTACAGCGATGAAGAATTGGAGCCTGAAGTCGTTAAATCCGGCGATTAG
- the LOC136415777 gene encoding protein abrupt-like isoform X2 — MGAETSPEQQYSLRWNDFHSSILSSFRHLRDEEDFVDVTLACDGCSFTAHKVVLSACSPYFRRLLKANPCQHPIVILRDVQKKDMESLLRFMYNGEVHIGQEHLTDFLKTAQMLQVRGLADVPAGAAGQRLTTTTTTTTTTTTSEQKISPNSSSLPWATDRPEALREGGDSPPPAKRSRSSERDSFPDRGRSPSRNNNGETAESLLGQALEGPPNISLKEKSSNISESPNHPQSTCEDSNSCDTALSEHGDGEPITPKTEPSDYPNMLDEHNPFHTNGGLMDPSRTASFPGALLGLQGLTGLMPGPSGMHGNSNDFVSRRSLDMMRVRATDPRPCPKCGKIYRSAHTLRTHLEDKHTICPGYRCVLCGTVAKSRNSLHSHMSRQHRGISTKDLPVLPMPSPFDPDLASRLLAKAGVKISPAELRARASPTGPRRSDVKLDAKSAYSGEASEAGSSICGDNDPEDLTMSQSRFNASGPAVAAKSIDSLQHLSKEPYPAPLAPPVSSTNSTGSAILDTYLQFITENSSMMGMMNPEQAAAAMQAAKLAQLNAMGMDKVAQQHFLEKMHQQMQTANDLMIKRGDDIRRGDNEMMITDRGDQHDEAESSGGEEDDYSDEELEPEVVKSGD, encoded by the exons GAGGATTTCGTCGACGTGACTTTAGCCTGTGATGGATGTTCGTTTACTGCCCACAAAGTAGTACTGTCAGCGTGCAGTCCCTACTTCAGGAGGCTACTGAAAGCCAACCCTTGCCAGCATCCGATTGTTATACTGAGAGACGTGCAAAAAAAAGACATGGAAAGTTTGTTAAG ATTTATGTATAATGGAGAAGTCCATATAGGACAGGAGCACCTCaccgattttttaaagactGCACAAATGCTCCAAGTGAGGGGGTTGGCGGATGTACCCGCTGGGGCTGCAGGGCAAAGACTGACTACCACTACTACTACCACCACCACCACGACTACCTCCGAACAAAAGATCTCACCA AACTCGTCCTCCTTGCCGTGGGCCACAGACCGTCCAGAAGCTCTTCGAGAGGGTGGCGATTCGCCGCCCCCAGCCAAAAGGTCGCGAAGTTCCGAAAGGGATAGTTTTCCAGATAGAGGGCGCAGTCCTTCCCGAAATAATAATGGGGAAACGGCTGAGTCCCTCCTAGGGCAGGCCTTAGAAGGACCACCCAATATCTCTTTGAAAGAG AAGTCCAGCAATATTTCCGAGTCTCCGAATCATCCTCAATCAACTTGTGAAGATAGCAATAGCTGCGATACTGCCCTCAGTGAACACGGCGATGGAGAGCCGATTACTCCAAAGACTGAACCTTCGGATTATCCCAACATGCTCGATGAACATAATCCTTTTCACACCAATGGTGGGCTTATGGATCCGTCTAGAACAGCGTCTTTTCCAGGGGCTTTGTTGGGACTCCAAG GTCTTACTGGACTCATGCCTGGTCCCTCTGGAATGCATGGAAATTCTAACGATTTCG tGTCGAGACGATCCCTAGACATGATGCGAGTTCGAGCCACAGATCCCCGTCCTTGCCCCAAATGCGGCAAAATCTACCGATCTGCACACACACTTCGAACCCACCTGGAAGATAAACACACGATATGTCCCGGCTATCGTTGTGTCTTATGTGGGACCGTCGCCAAATCCAGAAACTCCCTGCACTCGCACATGTCGAGACAACATAGAGGAATCAGCACGAAAGATCTCCCAGTTTTACCCATGCCATCCCCGTTCGATCCTGATCTGGCCAGTCG GTTACTGGCAAAAGCAGGCGTGAAAATCAGCCCTGCAGAACTACGAGCCCGCGCTTCACCGACAGGACCAAGGCGTTCAGATGTGAAACTGGACGCCAAAAGTGCCTATTCCGGAGAAGCCTCCGAAGCAGGCAGCTCCATATGCGGGGATAATGATCCAGAAGACCTCACGATGTCCCAATCCAG GTTTAATGCGTCCGGCCCTGCCGTGGCCGCAAAGAGCATAGATTCCCTTCAACACCTCTCCAAAGAACCTTATCCCGCCCCTTTGGCACCTCCTGTCTCCAGTACCAATAGCACTGGATCTGCAATCCTGGACACATACCTGCAGTTTATTACTGAAAACAGCAGTATGATGGGGATGATGAATCCCGAACAAGCTGCAGCTGCCATGCAAGCCGCGAAGCTAGCGCAGCTAAATGCGATGGGTATGGACAAGGTGGCGCAGCAGCACTTCCTCGAAAAGATGCATCAACAGATGCAGACCGCTAATGACTTGATGATAAAGCGGGGTGATGATATTAGACGCGGAGACAACGAGATGATGATAACCGATCGGGGAGATCAACACGATGAAGCTGAGTCTTCTGGAGGCGAGGAAGACGATTACAGCGATGAAGAATTGGAGCCTGAAGTCGTTAAATCCGGCGATTAG